The following DNA comes from Flavisolibacter ginsenosidimutans.
AATTACCCAGCTTACCCCCTGTCCGCCTAAAGGGGAGACTTAGGTCGTTGTTTTCTTTTTTATTATTAGGCATTCGTTAGATCAAATTTGTTTTGCAAATTATTGTTTGCTGCTTTACGAAAAGAAATGAAAGCAAAGAAAAACCGGAAGCTATTGTTTCCGGTTCAAAAGTTTCATTAAAGAGTGATTGCAATTGGAAAACTTTCTCCCACCCAAGTCTCCCCTTTAGGGGGACAGGGGGCTTACCCCAAATTGTTTCAAATGGTGCAATGCGTGTTTGTGCAAAAGCTGCACGTTTTGCTCATAAGTTAAATCGCCAAAGAAAGGATTGCGGGTTACTTGAAGTTTGTTTTTTTCAAACACGGCAAAGAAATCGTCAAGCTCTTTCTTGAGTTCTTTGATGGCTTCCGCTTTCGAAGGATTGCGCACCGGTGCCGGCGTTTCGGGCATCAGGGGGTTGGGCGTGTTTTCGCGAAACGGTTTTTCGCTTTCCAAAAAGGCCCGTGCTTTGTCCAATTGTTCCGGCGGCGTGAGAATTTCCGTGTGGGCCACCTTGCCCGACGCAATGCGTGTGTAATCGGCAAAATGTTCAATCATTTGCTGTAAGGTCATCTTGCCCCAGGCGGCGGGTGTTTCGGTGGGAATTTCCTGCAATAAGGGAACAAAACGGCTTTGCAAAAACGCGGCTTTCTCTGCATTCATGATAAAGGGTTGTGAATGCAAGTTTACGGCCTATTGCGCAGAAACAGAGGACTGCTGATTCATGCCGTCCTCGATGCAAGTACTCAGCTTTTGAAAAATTTCATCCACGGAGCCTTCACCGTAAAGACGCTCCAGCTTGCCCTGTTTTTGATAATACTCGGCAACGGGTTCCGTCTCGTTTTTGTACACGTTAAAACGCCTGCGGATAACGGCTTCGTCCAGGTCGTCGCTGCGGCCCGATGTAACGCCGCGATTCACCAGTCGCTTGACCAGTTCCTCTTCAGTTACGTCCAGCGCCAGCACTTTGCAGATGGTTGTTTTTTTCAGCGAGAGAAGCTTGTCCAAAGCCTCGGCCTGCGCAATGGTTCGGGGAAAACCATCGAACAAAAAACCCTTGGCTTGAGGGTGTTTTATCAGGCAGGTGTCAATCATGCCGATCACCACTTCGTCGGGCACAAGCTGGCCTTTGTCCATAAAATTTTTGGCTTCCAGCCCCAGCGGTGTTTTGTCGAGAATTTCCTGGCGAAGCAGGTTGCCGGTAGAAAGATGTATCAGACCAAAACGTTCTACAATTTTTTCGGATTGCGTGCCTTTGCCGCTGCCCGGAGGGCCAAACAAAATCAAATTAAACATGTTGCTTACTACGCTTGAGGGCAACAAATATAGGGCAAAGAGAGGAGTCAGGAGACAGGAGCCAGAATACAGAATACAGGAGTCAGGAGATAGGATATAGAAAATAGGAGAGATCTGCTGTAACCAAAAAGTACGAGGTGAAATGAAATAAACAAAGGTTTGACTTCTTAAGCTGTTTTTTAGGTGGTACTTAGCCTCAAATTGGTGCCTACAACCTCCTGACTCCTGTATTCTGGCTCCTGTCTCCTTCTTTCACATTTTCTTTCAAAACCAGAGCCGCTGCCGTTTCGTAATTTTAAGCATGAAACGTTTTTTTCTGCTGGTGCCGATGGCTGCCGTTTTGCAGTTCTGCACGTATTCACAAACGCCTAAAACAACCGGAATGAATTCACCCAAAAACAACCCGCATTATTCCAATACCGACAGCACAAAATTGAACGTGGCCGATACCGATTGGGAAAAAGTTTTGCCAGCCGATGTTTACCGGGTGGCACGCGAAAAAGGAACCGAAAGGCCCTGGAGTTCGCCGCTGGAAACCATCAAGGACAAGGGAACGTACTATTGCGCCGTATGCGGCAACCCGCTTTTTATTAGCGATACAAAATTTGAAAGCGGCTGCGGCTGGCCTTCATTTTACCAGCCTATCAGCAAAGGCTCGGTTATTTATACGCCGGATAACACCTACGGAATGACCCGTACCGAAGTGCAGTGCGGCCGCTGCAAATCGCACCTGGGCCATGTGTTTGACGACGGACCGCCGCCCACCGGTTTGCGCTATTGCATTAACGGTGTGGTGCTTGATTTTAAAAAGGCGCAGGAGGCCGAAAAGAAATTTCAGAACCAGGATTTGAAGGATAAAAAGAATTCCTAAGAAATAATAAACCCTCCGATAAAGCAAGAGCCGTTCATCATTGAACGGCTCTTGCTTTTCCTGTTTAAGCAAATGAATCTTGTAAATCTTAGTTCTCGCAACTATACGTTAGCGAAGCCATGTCAAGCTTTCTTGTTTCAAACGCAAAGCCGTCGTAACGTTTTACAATTTCATCCAGCACCGCGTCTATTTCTTCTGCTTCCGAAATGGTAACGAGTTTTAACCGAAACTCTTTGATGTTGGGAAGGCCGCGTAAATAATTGGTGTAATGACGGCGCATTTCATTGATGCCGGCTTTCGTCCCCTTCCATTCAACCGAACGATGCAGGTGTTGACGAATCACATCTACGCGTTGTTGGATGCCCGGCGGTTGGAGGTGTTCGCCGGTTTTGATGAAGTGTTTTATCTCGTTAAAGATCCAGGGATAGCCAATGGCCGCACGGCCAATCATGATGCCGTCCACACCATAACGGCTTTTGTATTCCAATGCTTTTTCAGGCGTATCAATGTCGCCGTTGCCGAAGATGGGAATCTGAATTCGTGGGTTGTTCTTTACTCTCGCAATCGGTTCCCAATTGGCCACGCCTTTGTACAACTGGCACCGTGTGCGGCCGTGAATGGCAAGGGCTTTAATGCCCACATCCTGCAAGCGTTCGGCCACGTCGCCAATATTGATTGAAGCATCGTCCCAACCCAATCTTGTTTTTACCGTAACCGGCAAGGAGGTGGAATTGACAACCGCTTTGGTTAAGCGCACCATCAGGTCAATGTCTTTGAGCACCGCAGCACCGGCGCCTTTGGTCACTACCTTTTTCACCGGACAACCAAAGTTGATGTCGAGCAAATCGGGATTCACCGTGTCCACAATCTTTGCGCTCAGGGCCATCGCTTCTTCGTCGCCGCCAAAAATTTGAATGCCCACCGGCCGTTCGCTGTCGAAGATGTCGAGCTTTTGCCGGCTTTTGATGGCATCGCGAATAAGGCCTTCACTCGAAATAAATTCGGTGTACATCAAATCCGCACCGTTGACTTTACAAACCGCACGAAAAGGCGGGTCGCTTACGTCTTCCATCGGCGCCAGCAGCAAGGGAAAATCGGGAAGTTGTATGTCGGCAATTTTAACCAAGGAACGATTCTTTTATACAGGCTTATCTTGCAGCCTTTTGGCAAAGGCTCATAATTGTTTAAGCCAGGCGCAAATTTAGCAAAGCACGATGCAAACATATCTTAAAACGAGGCCGGTTTGGGTACAGTTCTTCCTGTTTTTGGGAATGGCGGTCGCGAGTTTTTTTATCGGCAGCGCGGTGGGTGTATTGATTTTATCCAAAATAACTGGCATCGGCTTGGGCCAGCTTCGCGATCCGAAGGCCTGGGATTTAGCCAATCCTGCCATGCTCACCTTCGTTCGCGGAATGATTTTGATCCAGTTTCTTTTTTTATTCGCCCTGCCTTCGCTTCTCTTTTCTTACCTCTCCGATAAAAAGCCTTTTCATTATCTTGGTTTGCAAGCACCCGGCACCAATCATTATTGGTTATGGGCTGTTTTGCTGATCGTGGTTTCTTATCCTTTTGTTGAATATGTGGGTTACATCAACCAAAAAATTGCCGTAAGCGCAGGTGGACAGTCGTGGATGAAAAGCATGGAAGAAGAAGCGGCGCGGCAAATAAAATTCATGCTTCGCGAACGAACACCGGCGGAGTTGATCAAGAACCTTGTTTTTATTTCGCTGTTTGCCGGCATTGGTGAAGAACTTTTTTTCCGGGGCATTTTACAGCGCATGCTGATTCGCGCCACGCAAAGTCCCTGGGTCGGAATCGTTTTGGCAGCAGCCATTTTCTCGGCCTTTCATTTCCAGTTTTACGGCTTTTTACCACGGCTATTTTTGGGTGTTTTGCTGGGTGCCATTTATTGGTTCAGCGGAAGTTTGTGGGTAGCCATGCTAGCGCATTTTCTTTACGATGCCTCGGTGATTGTCTATCTTTATTTTAACCCGCAAGATTTGCAAAACGCCGATGCTGAATTGATCAAAGGGCAGGAAGTACAGTTGCTCGTGGGTGCCATGATCAGCCTTGCGCTGACCTTTGTGTTGCTTCACCAGATGCAGAAAAAATCAGTGGTAAGTTACGAAGCCGTTTACAACGACGACTTTCCCAAACACAAGGACGATTTTAGTTTTTAACGATGGCTTTTAACGTACAAACATTTAAAACAAGAGCCCTCACCGCCGTCATTTTCGTGGTGGTGATGATGGCCGGACTGCTTTGGAACGAGTGGTCATTCTTTGTGTTGTTTTCGGTTGTGCACTTTGGTGCGTGGGTAGAATATCAAAAGCTGGTGGAAGCGTTTAATCCCGATTATAAGGCTATCAGCAACGTTCATCGCTACGGTGTAATGATTGGTGGCTGGTGTTTGCTGCTTTACTTCACGAACGGTAATTTATACATCGGCAACATTCGTTTGAATGAAGTTGGTTTTTGGCTTGGTCTGGCTTCAATGATTTTAATTCCGTTGGTGATTGTTTTAGAACGCAAGGGGGCATTAATAAAAAATCTTGGTTACTCTTTATCGGGTTTGATTTACATCTCGCTTTCGCTTGGTTTGCTCATTGCCATTCGAACCTTGTACGGGCTTAATACCGAAGGCAAAGAAGGCCTTGGTAAAGCGCTGGTGTTAACACTAATCTTTTCCATCTGGATCAACGACACGATGGCGTACATCGTGGGTTCGTTTATTGGCAAAACGCCGTTCTCCAAAATATCGCCGAAGAAAACATGGGAAGGCACAGGCGGCGGCGCAATCCTTTGCGTGGTGGCAATGGCTTTCATTGGTCATGCACTTGGATTGACTTATGTTGATGCAGGTTTTATTGCTGCATTGGCGGCAGTATTTGGAACCATTGGCGATTTGTTTGAAAGCAAATTAAAACGCATGGCAGGAGTGAAAGACAGCGGAAGTGTTATGCCCGGCCACGGCGGCTTTTTAGATCGCTTTGATTCGTTGTTGTTTGCAAGTGTAGCGGTGTGGGTTTACGTGCAAATCGCCATGCGGTAGAATTTCACGCGGTGACGCAACGAACGCAACAAAAAGATCAACTAAACCCAGCCACATTTTTTCTATAACCTTTGTCAATTGTTACTCGCAGCAAGCACTCCGCTGTTGTTGATTACTCAGGAAGAGTATTGCGATGCATCATGCGAACAAGAACCTCTCAACTCCTGACTCCTGAATTCTGACTCCTGACTCCTACATTCTACCTCCTCACTTCATCCCCTTCAGCCAATCCTCAATCCCTTGCGTTATCTTCTTCGCCACGGCCTTGTGAAACTTCGGATCAAGTATTTTTTTCTCGTCATCCGGGTTGCTTAAAAACGCAACCTCCACCAAACAATTCGGGTACTCCGTTGGACCGCTTAGCGAAAAATTAAACGAACCCACGTTGCCGTATTCATCCAATCCCAATTCCAACATGCGCTTTAAAATCGCTTGCGACAACGGCCGGAAACCAATGTAGCGGTAATACGTGCTCGTGCCCTTCACCGTAGGCGAACCCGCCGAATTCAGGTGAATGGAAATTAAAAAATCCGGTGCTTGTTCGCGGAGCATCACCGTGCGTTCCACCATGCTCAAATCCGTGTCGTGCGTACGCGTCATATAAACGGCAGCGCCTTTCTTTTTCAAATAAGCTTCCACCTCTTTGGCAATCTTCAGCGTGTAGTCTTTTTCCAAAACCTTCGAGGTCAGGCCGTCCGCGCCGGCGTTGGTGCCGCCGTGGCCCGCGTCAATCGCGATCTTTAATTTCTTAAGCGATAAGGATGGCGGTTGCCGCTTGATTTTTATTTGCAGCACGTTGTTCTTGTAGGCAATCGAATAGCCCCAATGCTGCTGGTGCTTCAGTTCAATAAAAATGCGGAACACATCGTCTTCCACCTGTTCGTACCAGGCGTTTTTTATTTCCTGGGTGGTCTTCAGTTGGGTGATCCAGTTGGTGTTGGACGTAACGCCGAAAACGTCCACCACCAGGCGTGCGGGATTGATTTGCTGCACGCTTTTGTACGGCAGTTTTTCCGTGAGAGAAATGTTCACGTAATCGGCGGCGCTGTCGCCGTACACCTTCCAACTGCCGGTTAAATAATAGGCTTGAAGCTTGATGGCCGTGTCGGTGCGGAAGGCCGACTTGGGCAGGTAGGCGAAATGCGCTTTCGAAAGCTGCACTTTGTAATCGGCTTTTACGCTGTCCACCACTTTTACCAGCACGTTGCTGTCGAGGAAACCGGCTTTGGCGCCGCCCAGGCGGTCTTCGCCGAGGCCGTAATTGAGGTAAACCAGCGGGCCGGAGGTGCGGCCGTAAAAAGCTTGCGAATGTGCAACGGCGGTAGCAATAAGGAAGCAGGCGAGGAGCAGTCGTCTCATGACGGCAAGATAGGAGAAAATGTGAGTGATGTCATCCTGAGCGAAGTCGAAGGATTATGGGACGAGCAGTAGTGCTAGTATGAAGCTGTCGTTGCGTCGCACTCTTGTGCGTTCGGGAAGGTTACTGAGCAAACTGACCTATATATCATAGATGTTTGCAAATTCAGTTCAGTTGATAATTTTTTCAATTTTTTGATTCACGAAATTTGCGATGATGTACAATCAAGAGGTAAAAAGACAATCAAGAGAATTACTAATCAATAATGCAATCGATGCATTAACTGTCAACCGTTTTGATAGCTTTCTTGTTTCGAAGGAGAAATTGGACAAAATAACTGACCACTTTAAAGGTCTTTTTTTCAAGATATTAAACAGTAAGCATTTCGACGCGATGAATCAATTGAATTGGCTGATCCACGGCGAAAAAACCAACTGGTATAACTTCTATGACAGTATGTGTCAGTCAAAAGATGCTTCTGCATTAAAGGTGCTTTATTTATCGGGTCCTGAACCTTTAAATGACATTGAAATGTTTCTAAATAAGGGTATTTCTCTTGCAAATATTTGGGCAATAGAGTCTGATAAAAATACTTATCAACAAGCTGTATCAGCATTAATCGAGGCAGAACTACCTGTCAAAATTCATCGTGGCACCCTTACAGAATTTTTCGAGTTAACAAATCATCAATTTGATATTATATATTATGACGCCTGCACGCCTTTCATTTCACCTACCTCTTCACCTTTCGAGACACTGAAACAGATTTTCTTAAATAATAGATTGACTGGTTTATCAGCTTTAATTACAAATTTTGCTGAGCCTAAGACAAACTTAAATTGGGGAGAAACTCTGGCTTGCTGGTATGCCAGCGCAACCGAGTTTCAATCTCCGCCTATTGATTTTAAACTTGGTTGGGATGAGATTACAAAATCTACATCATTAAAAGACTACGGTGATTACATCAACAAACACCTTCATGAGTATTACGATTATTTCTTAACCCAATTTATCTCATGTTTCGCATCCGAAATCATCCCGATATGGCAGGTATTTGCTTTGAGTTCTGTACAGAGTAATTTTTTCTGGCAAGAACAAGAACTGTTTAAACTTTTAAGTACAATAAAGTCTGAAGCGCCACCGACAGAAACAATGAAAGATTTTATAGCAATGGTACAGCATTATAAGCTCGCGGTTTCAGCTTATCCATTACTTAACTGGACGCGTCTTTCAGAAGAGTTGCTTGGTTCTAACCATGTCGTTAATACTTTTCTTCACAGCAAAAGAAAGAAGATGGCTCTTGGAGATGCTCTTTATTTAGGTTCCTTGCTTAAAAGCTTTGAAGAAGGCAATTCTGGCTTTAACACTTTTACTCGTGAGATATGCAGTCCAAGATTCCGTGAGTTGTTGATTGAACTTGATTTCTTTGATCGTCATTTGCATTTAACATGTGACATTCCAATGAAAAACCTAATTGTCGAACTGTTTTTTGGTCTCTATGGTTTTCCCTATGTAGCCAACACAGAACAGTGCTTAAGCTTAAAGTATAAAGCAAAAGAAACTTGGATGTTTTCTAACTGTTTTATTTTTGACCAGTGTAGGTATTTATATGACTATATACCTTCTCCTGATTTATTCAAGACCTTTTTCAGTGAAATTCATCATCAAGTTATTCTTAGAGGTTGTATTGATCTTATTCATAGAAAGCATTTAGAGCTAAATCCTAACTTTTTCAAATGGGGTTTTGTTGAAGGGATAGGTGAAGAGTTCGGAGCATATCATCTAAGACAACGAAGAAATCTAAATGAAGAGATGAATCAAGAAGGTAAAATAACCTAAATATTACAAAGACATTAAAAAACTCACATCATCAAATAGAATTTCACAGTTCTTGAAATTTCTTTGCTCTTTCGAATTTGGCTTTCGTTTTATGAAGGCTTAAATACAGTTGCAGCCGTCTGACTTTAACGCAGCAATGCCCTTTCTTTGCTTTCAAACAATTACGAGGATTTGTAACTTTGATAAATGTCACAAAAGAAAAAAGCAGTAGCCAAACAGCCTTACCTCACCAAACGAAGATTGGTCAGTGCCGCTAAATCCGGCATTCGCAAGGCGGCTGCGGAAACAATGGAAGTGATGGGCTATGTAATAATTGCTGAAGACGGCTGGCTGGTAAAAAAATACGCCGATGGTCGCACGGAGAAAATCTCTCCCATCGAAAGAGCAAACCCCAACGAATCGCTTGTCCTCGACTAAGCCCCAATCGCAATTGCGCCTTCGCGTGTTTGCCGGTCCAAACGGCTCGGGCAAAAGCACGGTCATCCATTACGTCAGAAACATCAAAGTAAAAAAGCACTTCATTGACTTCGGTTATTACATTAATGCCGATGACATTGCCGTGCAATTGCGAAGCAATTCCTTTTCGTTTGCTGCTTTCGATTTGAATGTAAAGCCAAAAGAATTTACCGAGGTTGTTTTGCTCTCTGGACTTATCGGCAATGAATTTTCGTTAGCCGATTTTCAATCAGCTTTTTCTTTGCGCAACAATATTCTGCGACTCAAAACGCCTGCTGCGGCAGAGCGGTTAGCGCAAATTGTTGCAGACTTTTTACGAAAGAAATTGTTGGAAGAACAAAAGAAGTTTTCGTTTGAAACAGTGTTCTCGCATCCTTCCAAACTAGAAATTATGCGGCAGGCAGCAGAGGCAGGCTATAAGGTTTATCTGTATTTCGTTTCTACCGAATCGCCGGAGATTAACAAGTTTCGGGTAAAGGCGCGAAAAGCAAAGAATGGACACGATGTGCCCGAAGACAAAATTGTAAGCCGTTATTATCGTTCGCTGGATTTACTTTTTGATGCTTGCCAATTAGCTTATCAGGTTTTCTTCTTTGATAACTCAGTTGACGGCGAAAACTCCGTGATGTTTGCGCATTTCAAATCAGGGGGTGGTAAAAAGAAGTGGGACCGGATTCAAAAAAGTGGCGTGCCAGAATGGTTTAAAAAATACTATTCAGATAAGGTAAGATAACCTCTTTGCTGCACAGCGATAAGAACGTACAAGAGTGCGACGCAACCACAGCTTCATAGTAACACTGCAGCTTAGTACATAATTCTTCTCGCCCTTCCGCCGTACTAAAACCTCCGTTTCGGCGTTTACCTTGCAGCACCAAACCGCATCGCGAATGAAAAACCTTTTGCTGCTTCTTTTCTCCCTGCCGCTGGCCGCCGCTTCGCAGGACTTTCATTTCTCCGCACGCCTCGGCGCTATGGGCTATAACGGCGACCTGAAAGCGCATCCCGTCACACTGTCGCAAACAAAGCCGATGATTTCGCTGGGCGCCCGCTACGACCTCACGGAACACATCATGGCCCGTGGCTATTTTACCTACGGCGCCTTAACCGCCAGCGATAAAAAAGGAACGGCTGCCATGCAGGCCCGCAACCTCGATTTCTCCACCAAGCTTTTGGATTTTGAACTGGGTGCCCAATACAACATTTTTAACCTGAACGAAAAGTGGTGGACGCCTTACGTGTTTGCGGGCATTGGCGCTTTCCATTTTAATCCGTACACCAAAGACGCGGCTGGCACGCAATACTTTTTAAAACCCCTGAGCACCGAAGGCCAGGGCTTTGAACCCGGCGTGCCGAATTACAGTCTTACACAGTTCAGCATTCCGCTTGGCTTTGGCGCGGAATACCTGCTGGACGAAGACCACCGCATTGGTCTTGAGTTCAGCTACCGCACCACCTTTACCGATTACCTTGACGACGTGAGCACAACTTATGTTAGCGATGCCGATTTGCTGAAGTATCGCGGACCAAAGGCAGTGGAACTGGCCTACCGCGGTGATGAAGTGAGCAATCGTCCTTATCCCGTTGGCGACATTCGCGGCAATCCAAAGCAGAAGGACGGTTATTATTACGTGGCGCTGACGTACACCTTCCGTTTTTGGTTTAACAAGTACAAGGAAACATCGGGGCTGCCGGGTGGGAAGAGAGATAGTAAGGTGGGTTGCCCGGCGAATCGGTATTGAGGTTTGTAGTTGGCGTGATGGTGTTAATCTCTTACTTTATTTGAATGGCTCAGGATGACATATGCTGAAGGCAGACAATCCGCGGAGGCGAAACAATTAAGGAACTACTTTGCACATTACGCCAACCACAAACCCACAAACGATAAACTCTCCGTATTTCTACGACTATATATTGCAACTACTACTGAATTTTTCTTTCACGGTTTGAAATCAATCTGTTTCGTTTTTATTTTGACGCCGTATCGTTTGAAAAACCGAGCATCCTATGAACCCGAACACAATTTTTGGACTTAGCTCTGTCCTTTGTTTTAGCTTACCCATCCTGGTAATTGTCCTTTTTCGTTTGTACCGCCACACCAGCCTTATTACCTTGATGCTTTATTATGGATTGACCATTGTTCACTGCCTTACCGCGGAAAGCATTCCGCCGGTGCCCACGTTCACAAATCCCTGGGACGTGATGTACAGCTTCGTGGAGATTCCGCTGGTACTTTCCTCGCTGCTTTTCTTTTGCCATGTGCGCCAGCGCCGCCAGTTTATGCAAAAGGTTTTGATTGGCTTTGTGGTTTACGAGATAGCGGTGTCGTTGTATTTTAAGTTTTCACCGCAATCATCTGTTTACATCATGACGCCGGGCCTCGTAATTGTGGTAGGCTATACTTCCTTTTTGTTTTTGCGCCAGGCCAAGTTTACGGTGTTGCACGGAAAGAACATTGGCCGCGTGCTGATGCTGGGCGCCATCCTGTTTTCGTACGGCAGTTATGCGCTGGTATTTTATACTTACTTCATTGAAAAGCAGCCCGACATTTACACCGTTTATTCGGTTTACTTTGTTTCGTCCACCATTGCCTCCCTGCTTATGTCCGTAGGCTTGTTCATGATGCGCTACCGCATAAAGGAATTGCAGGAATTGAAGGTGGTAAGGAAAGAATTGCAGATGGTGTTTGGCTCTTAATTAGATGACGGATGATAGATGACAGATGACAGAAGAAAATTTATAGTAAGAACCATACAACACTTAAAGTTGTTTTAAATAAGGGAAAGCCGGTCATTTGTTGGCCGGCTTTCCCTTTTCTATTCTGCGTCCCTTGCGAGTTTATTCTGAGCTTGTTAAAGAACACACTTCAACGGCATTAATTCTTTTCGCCTCTCCCTACTGCCATCTGTCATCCACCATCTGTCATCTTATAAAGCATACCGCCCGTCATTCACCAACTGCGCAGCGATTTTTCTTCTTGCTTCTTTGCTGTTGAACGGTTGTGCTTTTGTAAAGCGGCGAAGTCCCATCAGGATCATGCGCTGCTCGTCGCCTTCGGCAAAAGCATTGATGGCATCTTTGCCGTTTTTCAGTACGCGGTCGGCAGCATCGTACAAGAAGCAATTGAGCATGTCTTTGTAAACACCGGCAGTACCGTTTTCAGTTAGCTTCATTACACGCAGCAAAAGGCTCTCGGCAACAAAAGTGTCAATGCTCATGTCGGCAATGCACATCAAAATTTCCTGCTCGTTCTGCAATTGCATCATCAGCTTTTGCGCGGCCGCACCGGCAGTTAAGAGCAACGCTTTTTTAAAGCCTTGCACCAGTTTTCTTTCTTGCGCAAAAGGCGTTTCGTCTTCTTCACCAAAATCAGGAATGCTCATTAATTCACCCTGCACTTTCATGGCGGCACCCATCATGTTCAACCGGCCTTGCATGGCACGTTTCAATGTCATGTCAACGGTTAAAAGACGATTGATTTCATTTGTTCCTTCGTAAATGCGGTTGATGCGGCTGTCGCGATAGGCTCTTGAAATATTGTACTCTGCACTGTAGCCGTTGCCACCGTGAATCTGCACGCCTTCGTCCACAACAAAGTCCAGCACTTCACTGCCGTACACTTTCAAAATGGCGCATTCGATCGCGTATTCTTCGGCTGCACCGAGCAGCGCTTCGTTAAAGGGCTTGCCGCCTTCGTGCAA
Coding sequences within:
- a CDS encoding N-acetylmuramoyl-L-alanine amidase; the encoded protein is MRRLLLACFLIATAVAHSQAFYGRTSGPLVYLNYGLGEDRLGGAKAGFLDSNVLVKVVDSVKADYKVQLSKAHFAYLPKSAFRTDTAIKLQAYYLTGSWKVYGDSAADYVNISLTEKLPYKSVQQINPARLVVDVFGVTSNTNWITQLKTTQEIKNAWYEQVEDDVFRIFIELKHQQHWGYSIAYKNNVLQIKIKRQPPSLSLKKLKIAIDAGHGGTNAGADGLTSKVLEKDYTLKIAKEVEAYLKKKGAAVYMTRTHDTDLSMVERTVMLREQAPDFLISIHLNSAGSPTVKGTSTYYRYIGFRPLSQAILKRMLELGLDEYGNVGSFNFSLSGPTEYPNCLVEVAFLSNPDDEKKILDPKFHKAVAKKITQGIEDWLKGMK
- a CDS encoding adenylate kinase, translating into MFNLILFGPPGSGKGTQSEKIVERFGLIHLSTGNLLRQEILDKTPLGLEAKNFMDKGQLVPDEVVIGMIDTCLIKHPQAKGFLFDGFPRTIAQAEALDKLLSLKKTTICKVLALDVTEEELVKRLVNRGVTSGRSDDLDEAVIRRRFNVYKNETEPVAEYYQKQGKLERLYGEGSVDEIFQKLSTCIEDGMNQQSSVSAQ
- the msrB gene encoding peptide-methionine (R)-S-oxide reductase MsrB: MKRFFLLVPMAAVLQFCTYSQTPKTTGMNSPKNNPHYSNTDSTKLNVADTDWEKVLPADVYRVAREKGTERPWSSPLETIKDKGTYYCAVCGNPLFISDTKFESGCGWPSFYQPISKGSVIYTPDNTYGMTRTEVQCGRCKSHLGHVFDDGPPPTGLRYCINGVVLDFKKAQEAEKKFQNQDLKDKKNS
- a CDS encoding DinB family protein, with the protein product MNAEKAAFLQSRFVPLLQEIPTETPAAWGKMTLQQMIEHFADYTRIASGKVAHTEILTPPEQLDKARAFLESEKPFRENTPNPLMPETPAPVRNPSKAEAIKELKKELDDFFAVFEKNKLQVTRNPFFGDLTYEQNVQLLHKHALHHLKQFGVSPLSP
- a CDS encoding DUF6089 family protein; the encoded protein is MKNLLLLLFSLPLAAASQDFHFSARLGAMGYNGDLKAHPVTLSQTKPMISLGARYDLTEHIMARGYFTYGALTASDKKGTAAMQARNLDFSTKLLDFELGAQYNIFNLNEKWWTPYVFAGIGAFHFNPYTKDAAGTQYFLKPLSTEGQGFEPGVPNYSLTQFSIPLGFGAEYLLDEDHRIGLEFSYRTTFTDYLDDVSTTYVSDADLLKYRGPKAVELAYRGDEVSNRPYPVGDIRGNPKQKDGYYYVALTYTFRFWFNKYKETSGLPGGKRDSKVGCPANRY
- a CDS encoding zeta toxin family protein; the encoded protein is MSSTKPQSQLRLRVFAGPNGSGKSTVIHYVRNIKVKKHFIDFGYYINADDIAVQLRSNSFSFAAFDLNVKPKEFTEVVLLSGLIGNEFSLADFQSAFSLRNNILRLKTPAAAERLAQIVADFLRKKLLEEQKKFSFETVFSHPSKLEIMRQAAEAGYKVYLYFVSTESPEINKFRVKARKAKNGHDVPEDKIVSRYYRSLDLLFDACQLAYQVFFFDNSVDGENSVMFAHFKSGGGKKKWDRIQKSGVPEWFKKYYSDKVR
- a CDS encoding CPBP family intramembrane glutamic endopeptidase encodes the protein MQTYLKTRPVWVQFFLFLGMAVASFFIGSAVGVLILSKITGIGLGQLRDPKAWDLANPAMLTFVRGMILIQFLFLFALPSLLFSYLSDKKPFHYLGLQAPGTNHYWLWAVLLIVVSYPFVEYVGYINQKIAVSAGGQSWMKSMEEEAARQIKFMLRERTPAELIKNLVFISLFAGIGEELFFRGILQRMLIRATQSPWVGIVLAAAIFSAFHFQFYGFLPRLFLGVLLGAIYWFSGSLWVAMLAHFLYDASVIVYLYFNPQDLQNADAELIKGQEVQLLVGAMISLALTFVLLHQMQKKSVVSYEAVYNDDFPKHKDDFSF
- a CDS encoding phosphatidate cytidylyltransferase produces the protein MAFNVQTFKTRALTAVIFVVVMMAGLLWNEWSFFVLFSVVHFGAWVEYQKLVEAFNPDYKAISNVHRYGVMIGGWCLLLYFTNGNLYIGNIRLNEVGFWLGLASMILIPLVIVLERKGALIKNLGYSLSGLIYISLSLGLLIAIRTLYGLNTEGKEGLGKALVLTLIFSIWINDTMAYIVGSFIGKTPFSKISPKKTWEGTGGGAILCVVAMAFIGHALGLTYVDAGFIAALAAVFGTIGDLFESKLKRMAGVKDSGSVMPGHGGFLDRFDSLLFASVAVWVYVQIAMR
- the dusB gene encoding tRNA dihydrouridine synthase DusB; protein product: MVKIADIQLPDFPLLLAPMEDVSDPPFRAVCKVNGADLMYTEFISSEGLIRDAIKSRQKLDIFDSERPVGIQIFGGDEEAMALSAKIVDTVNPDLLDINFGCPVKKVVTKGAGAAVLKDIDLMVRLTKAVVNSTSLPVTVKTRLGWDDASINIGDVAERLQDVGIKALAIHGRTRCQLYKGVANWEPIARVKNNPRIQIPIFGNGDIDTPEKALEYKSRYGVDGIMIGRAAIGYPWIFNEIKHFIKTGEHLQPPGIQQRVDVIRQHLHRSVEWKGTKAGINEMRRHYTNYLRGLPNIKEFRLKLVTISEAEEIDAVLDEIVKRYDGFAFETRKLDMASLTYSCEN